In the Populus trichocarpa isolate Nisqually-1 chromosome 1, P.trichocarpa_v4.1, whole genome shotgun sequence genome, one interval contains:
- the LOC7475121 gene encoding uncharacterized protein LOC7475121 isoform X2, producing MDACSLLNERRDVSAALNSQEWDCVEQMPLAGKTTSQWVSELDNITKDVEAELVSRDIGCHLVELLDAVNLVLFELRGFKRSPVVVDSKYSYLHTVLSTRCGSAILLSIIYIEVCRRLGLTIVGSRVGEDFLIWPQMGNPEELFKVTSGHSLFAIVNGRCVEDPRSKASDLTGNSLLGLEIATKRDIIGIALANLIRLHWKRASRSNPGLMLTSPLRRAPNTDEKLNRIHNSSIPLLRPHDLRLAIMASERSLILQPHNWALRRDHGMMLYYNRKYGQAVQELSICMAFAPEEEAKVLEAFVEKLHLLRLESSWKSLGHTGQLTVP from the exons ATGGATGCTTGCTCACTCCTGAACGAGAGGAGAGATGTTTCAGCTGCATTGAATTCCCAGGAGTGGGATTGTGTGGAGCAGATGCCTTTAGCTGGAAAGACTACGAGTCAATGGGTCAGTGAGTTGGACAACATTACCAAGGATGTCGAAGCAGAGCTAGTTTCAAGAGACATAGGTTGCCATTTGGTTGAACTTTTGGATGCAGTGAATTTAGTTCTTTTTGAGTTGAGAGGCTTCAAAAGATCACCTGTTGTTGTAGATTCCAAGTATTCATACTTGCACACAGTATTAAGCACCAGATGTGGCAGTG CAATTTTGCTTAGTATAATTTACATTGAAGTTTGTAGAAGACTTGGTCTGACCATTGTGGGATCTCGAGTTGGGGAAGATTTTTTGATATGGCCCCAAATGGGGAACCCGGAG GAGCTCTTCAAGGTAACTTCAGGACACAGCTTGTTTGCAATTGTCAATGGAAGGTGTGTTGAGGACCCTAGATCAAAGGCATCAGATTTGACTGGAAACTCTCTTTTGGGGCTCGAGATAGCTACGAAACGAGACATTATTGGCATTGCTCTGGCCAATTTGATT AGGCTTCACTGGAAACGTGCTTCGAGATCAAATCCTGGTTTGATGCTGACTTCACCACTTAGGCGTGCTCCTAACACTGATGAAAAACTTAACAGGATCCATAATTCAAGTATTCCTTTGCTTCGGCCTCATGATCTTAG GCTGGCTATCATGGCTTCAGAAAGATCGTTGATTCTGCAACCACATAATTGGGCTTTGAGGAGAGACCATGGCATGATGTTGTACTATAATAG GAAATATGGTCAGGCGGTGCAAGAGCTTAGCATTTGCATGGCGTTTGCTCCAGAAGAAGAGGCCAAGGTCCTAGAAGCATTTGTAGAGAAATTGCACCTGTTGCGGCTTGAATCGTCGTGGAAGTCTTTGGGACACACAGGTCAACTAACAGTTCCTTGA
- the LOC7475121 gene encoding uncharacterized protein LOC7475121 isoform X1, translating to MLCDSFITAVTSSTATTMPAAAAAASSHVLPIRYDHDQHRRWRRRNGTSIVSASASPLSINQMNMDSSSRRLKNYQEVVKSARDKFTQEISFQSKDKDISLAKALLYIAAEDEAFISLNQEMDACSLLNERRDVSAALNSQEWDCVEQMPLAGKTTSQWVSELDNITKDVEAELVSRDIGCHLVELLDAVNLVLFELRGFKRSPVVVDSKYSYLHTVLSTRCGSAILLSIIYIEVCRRLGLTIVGSRVGEDFLIWPQMGNPEELFKVTSGHSLFAIVNGRCVEDPRSKASDLTGNSLLGLEIATKRDIIGIALANLIRLHWKRASRSNPGLMLTSPLRRAPNTDEKLNRIHNSSIPLLRPHDLRLAIMASERSLILQPHNWALRRDHGMMLYYNRKYGQAVQELSICMAFAPEEEAKVLEAFVEKLHLLRLESSWKSLGHTGQLTVP from the exons ATGCTGTGTGATTCATTCATCACTGCCGTTACTTCATCAACAGCAACAACCAtgccagcagcagcagcagcagcttcttCTCATGTTTTGCCCATCAG GTATGATCATGATCAACATCGGCGGTGGAGGAGAAGAAATGGGACTTCTATTGTTTCAGCTTCAGCTTCCCCTCTTTCAATCAATCAGATGAACATGGACTCTTCTTCCCGTCGTCTCAAAAATTATCAGGAG GTTGTCAAGTCTGCGAGGGACAAGTTTACCCAGGAAATCTCCTTCCAATCCAAGGACAAAGACATTTCTCTTGCTAAG GCTTTGCTATACATTGCAGCAGAAGATGAGGCATTTATCTCTCTCAATCAAGAGATGGATGCTTGCTCACTCCTGAACGAGAGGAGAGATGTTTCAGCTGCATTGAATTCCCAGGAGTGGGATTGTGTGGAGCAGATGCCTTTAGCTGGAAAGACTACGAGTCAATGGGTCAGTGAGTTGGACAACATTACCAAGGATGTCGAAGCAGAGCTAGTTTCAAGAGACATAGGTTGCCATTTGGTTGAACTTTTGGATGCAGTGAATTTAGTTCTTTTTGAGTTGAGAGGCTTCAAAAGATCACCTGTTGTTGTAGATTCCAAGTATTCATACTTGCACACAGTATTAAGCACCAGATGTGGCAGTG CAATTTTGCTTAGTATAATTTACATTGAAGTTTGTAGAAGACTTGGTCTGACCATTGTGGGATCTCGAGTTGGGGAAGATTTTTTGATATGGCCCCAAATGGGGAACCCGGAG GAGCTCTTCAAGGTAACTTCAGGACACAGCTTGTTTGCAATTGTCAATGGAAGGTGTGTTGAGGACCCTAGATCAAAGGCATCAGATTTGACTGGAAACTCTCTTTTGGGGCTCGAGATAGCTACGAAACGAGACATTATTGGCATTGCTCTGGCCAATTTGATT AGGCTTCACTGGAAACGTGCTTCGAGATCAAATCCTGGTTTGATGCTGACTTCACCACTTAGGCGTGCTCCTAACACTGATGAAAAACTTAACAGGATCCATAATTCAAGTATTCCTTTGCTTCGGCCTCATGATCTTAG GCTGGCTATCATGGCTTCAGAAAGATCGTTGATTCTGCAACCACATAATTGGGCTTTGAGGAGAGACCATGGCATGATGTTGTACTATAATAG GAAATATGGTCAGGCGGTGCAAGAGCTTAGCATTTGCATGGCGTTTGCTCCAGAAGAAGAGGCCAAGGTCCTAGAAGCATTTGTAGAGAAATTGCACCTGTTGCGGCTTGAATCGTCGTGGAAGTCTTTGGGACACACAGGTCAACTAACAGTTCCTTGA